A region of Streptomyces halobius DNA encodes the following proteins:
- a CDS encoding putative cobaltochelatase codes for MTSVTYPFTAIVGADDLRLSLLLNAVSPAVGGVLVRGEKGSAKSTAVRALAALTPDVTVVTGCRFSCDPAAPDPACPDGPHEPDAHENRQTRMVELPVGASEDRLVGALDIERALAEGVKAFEPGLLADAHRGILYVDEVNLLHDHLIDLLLDAAAMGASYVEREGVSVRHAARFLLVGTMNPEEGELRPQLLDRFGLTVEVAASREPDRRVEVVRRRLAYDADPAGFAARWAAEEHALRERIVAARELLPSVELGDGALRQIAAVCAAFEVDGMRADIVMARTATALAAWAGRTEVLTEDVRQAALLALPHRRRRAPFDAPGLDEDKLDRTLEEFDGADGDDDPEPEGPDDGGPDGPGDGPEGGPDGPGGQPPHDDRQGVPEQAPPPCQERDQGPADTPGADAPAPGQQPAEQPAEQPTGDSGGERAPVGAAEPFKTRRLDVPGLGEGADGRRSRARTAHGRTTGARRPRGALGKLHLAATVHAAAPHQRARRRSGPGLVVRRDDLREAVREGREGNLVLFVVDASGSMAARQRMSAVKGAVLSLLLDAYQRRDKVGLITFRGQGAELALPPTSSVEAGAARLERLPTGGRTPLAEGLLKAHEVLRVERMRDPSRRPLLVVVTDGRATGGSEGAGRSLSARGGGRATGGPVVRASRAARLLAGEGTASVVVDCESGPVRLGLARELAGELRGTAVTLDELRADSVSALVRDVRTAHTTRRAA; via the coding sequence ATGACTTCGGTCACCTACCCGTTCACGGCGATCGTCGGGGCGGACGACCTGCGACTGAGCCTGCTGCTCAACGCCGTCTCCCCAGCCGTCGGCGGCGTACTCGTGCGCGGTGAGAAAGGCAGCGCGAAGTCGACAGCGGTCCGCGCCCTCGCAGCTCTGACGCCCGACGTCACCGTCGTCACCGGCTGCCGCTTCTCCTGCGACCCGGCCGCGCCCGACCCCGCGTGTCCCGACGGGCCCCACGAGCCGGACGCCCATGAGAACCGCCAGACCCGCATGGTCGAACTGCCCGTCGGCGCCTCCGAGGACCGTCTCGTCGGCGCCCTCGACATCGAGCGCGCGCTCGCCGAGGGCGTCAAGGCCTTCGAGCCGGGGCTGCTGGCGGACGCGCACCGCGGAATCCTGTACGTCGACGAGGTCAATTTGCTGCACGACCACCTCATCGACCTCCTCTTGGACGCCGCCGCCATGGGCGCCTCCTACGTCGAGCGCGAAGGCGTCTCCGTACGGCACGCCGCGCGCTTCCTCCTCGTCGGCACCATGAACCCCGAAGAGGGCGAGCTCCGACCGCAGCTGCTGGACCGCTTCGGGCTCACGGTCGAGGTCGCGGCCTCGCGCGAACCCGACCGGCGGGTGGAGGTCGTGCGGCGGCGGCTGGCATACGACGCGGACCCGGCGGGCTTCGCGGCGCGCTGGGCGGCCGAGGAGCACGCGCTGCGCGAACGCATCGTGGCGGCCCGGGAGTTGCTGCCGTCCGTCGAGCTCGGTGATGGGGCGCTGCGCCAGATCGCCGCGGTCTGTGCCGCGTTCGAGGTGGACGGGATGCGCGCCGACATCGTGATGGCGCGCACCGCGACCGCGCTGGCCGCGTGGGCGGGACGTACCGAGGTCCTGACGGAGGACGTCCGGCAGGCCGCGCTGCTGGCGCTGCCGCACCGGCGGCGGCGGGCCCCCTTCGACGCGCCCGGCCTCGACGAGGACAAGCTCGACCGGACGCTGGAGGAGTTCGACGGCGCGGACGGCGACGACGATCCGGAGCCGGAGGGTCCGGACGATGGCGGCCCGGACGGTCCCGGCGACGGGCCCGAGGGCGGCCCGGACGGCCCCGGCGGGCAGCCGCCGCACGACGACCGGCAGGGCGTGCCGGAGCAGGCGCCGCCGCCCTGCCAGGAGCGGGACCAGGGCCCGGCGGACACGCCCGGCGCCGACGCCCCGGCCCCCGGGCAGCAGCCCGCCGAACAGCCCGCGGAGCAGCCGACTGGGGATTCCGGCGGCGAGCGGGCGCCCGTCGGCGCGGCGGAGCCGTTCAAGACCCGGCGGCTGGACGTCCCGGGACTCGGTGAGGGCGCGGACGGCCGCCGGTCGCGCGCGCGTACCGCGCACGGCCGGACGACCGGGGCCCGCCGGCCCCGAGGCGCCCTGGGCAAGCTGCACCTGGCGGCGACCGTGCACGCCGCGGCGCCGCATCAGCGGGCGCGGCGCCGCAGCGGGCCGGGGCTCGTGGTGCGCCGTGACGATCTGCGGGAGGCGGTCCGGGAGGGGCGGGAGGGCAATCTCGTCCTGTTCGTCGTGGACGCGTCCGGTTCGATGGCGGCGCGGCAGCGGATGAGCGCGGTCAAGGGCGCGGTGCTCTCGCTGCTGCTCGACGCCTATCAGCGGCGCGACAAGGTCGGGCTGATCACCTTCCGCGGGCAGGGCGCCGAGCTGGCGCTGCCACCGACGTCGTCGGTCGAGGCGGGTGCGGCGCGGCTGGAGCGGCTGCCGACGGGCGGCCGTACGCCGCTGGCGGAAGGGCTGCTGAAGGCCCATGAGGTGCTGCGGGTGGAGCGGATGCGGGACCCGTCGCGACGGCCGCTGCTGGTGGTCGTCACGGACGGGCGGGCCACCGGCGGATCGGAAGGGGCGGGGCGCAGCCTCTCAGCCAGGGGTGGTGGTCGGGCGACGGGCGGGCCGGTGGTACGGGCCTCCCGCGCGGCCCGGCTGCTGGCCGGTGAGGGCACCGCCTCGGTGGTCGTGGACTGCGAGTCGGGCCCGGTCCGTCTGGGGCTGGCCCGGGAGCTGGCCGGTGAGCTGCGGGGCACCGCCGTCACCCTCGACGAGCTGCGCGCGGACAGCGTCTCCGCGCTCGTACGCGATGTACGGACGGCACACACGACACGGAGGGCCGCGTAA
- a CDS encoding cobyric acid synthase, translating to MNGRWKRSGGAVGGGLLVAGTTSDAGKSVVTAGICRWLVRQGVRVAPFKAQNMSLNSFVTHEGAEIGRAQAMQAAAARVEPTALMNPVLLKPGSDRSSQVVLLGKPVGELSARGYHAGRQEQLLGTVAECLEELRGTYDAVICEGAGSPAEINLRRTDIVNMGIARAARLPVVVVGDIDRGGVFASFFGTTALLGPEDQALVAGYLVNKFRGDVTLLEPGLDMLRGLTGRRTYGVLPFQHGLGIDEEDGLRVSMRGAVRESVVAPPHGADVLRVAVAAVPLMSNFTDVDALAAEPGVVVRFVDRPEELVDADLVVLPGTRGTVRALEWLRERGLADAVARRAAEGRPVLGICGGFQMLGERIEDEVESRAGTVAGLGLLPVRVRFAREKCLARPVGQALGERVEGYEIHHGVAEVAGGDETFISDDRGNGLDGCRVGSVWGTHWHGSLESDDFRRAFLRRVASDAGRAFVPAPDTAFGRLREEQLDRLGDLIEEHADTDALLRLIEKGVPEGLPFVPPGAPDLPSNSACAEPKDPVPPCSWRSPEHPRDGGAHGGTFAQPTATDAPDHSTSLEGGTR from the coding sequence GTGAACGGGCGGTGGAAGAGGTCCGGCGGGGCCGTCGGCGGTGGCCTGCTGGTCGCCGGTACGACGTCCGACGCGGGCAAGAGCGTGGTCACGGCGGGCATCTGCCGCTGGCTGGTCCGGCAGGGCGTACGGGTGGCGCCGTTCAAGGCGCAGAACATGTCGCTGAACTCGTTCGTGACGCACGAGGGTGCGGAGATCGGGCGGGCCCAGGCGATGCAGGCCGCCGCGGCGCGGGTGGAGCCGACCGCGCTGATGAATCCGGTGCTGCTCAAGCCGGGCAGCGACCGCAGCAGCCAGGTGGTGCTGCTGGGCAAGCCGGTGGGGGAGTTGAGTGCGCGCGGCTACCATGCGGGCCGGCAGGAGCAGTTGCTCGGCACCGTCGCGGAGTGCCTGGAGGAGCTTCGGGGCACGTATGACGCGGTGATCTGCGAAGGGGCCGGGAGTCCGGCGGAGATCAACCTCCGGCGCACCGACATCGTCAACATGGGTATCGCGCGGGCGGCGCGACTGCCGGTCGTCGTGGTCGGCGACATCGACCGCGGCGGGGTCTTCGCGTCCTTCTTCGGGACGACGGCGCTGCTCGGTCCCGAGGACCAGGCCCTCGTCGCCGGGTATCTGGTGAACAAGTTCCGCGGCGATGTGACGCTGCTGGAGCCGGGCCTCGACATGCTGCGCGGGCTGACGGGACGCAGGACGTACGGCGTCCTGCCCTTCCAGCACGGCCTCGGCATCGACGAGGAGGACGGCCTGCGGGTGTCGATGCGCGGCGCCGTACGCGAGTCGGTCGTGGCCCCGCCGCATGGCGCGGACGTCCTCAGGGTCGCGGTCGCCGCCGTGCCGCTGATGTCGAACTTCACGGACGTGGACGCGCTGGCCGCCGAACCGGGCGTGGTGGTGCGGTTCGTGGACCGCCCGGAGGAGCTGGTCGACGCGGACCTGGTCGTGCTGCCGGGCACCCGTGGCACGGTGCGGGCGCTGGAGTGGCTGCGCGAGCGCGGTCTTGCGGACGCCGTCGCCCGGCGGGCCGCCGAGGGCCGTCCGGTGCTGGGCATCTGCGGCGGCTTCCAGATGCTGGGCGAGCGCATCGAGGACGAGGTCGAGTCGCGGGCGGGGACGGTCGCAGGGCTGGGACTGCTGCCGGTGCGGGTGCGGTTCGCCCGCGAGAAGTGCCTCGCCAGACCGGTGGGCCAAGCGCTCGGCGAACGAGTCGAGGGATACGAGATCCACCACGGCGTGGCCGAAGTGGCCGGCGGGGACGAGACGTTCATCTCTGATGACCGAGGAAACGGTCTCGACGGTTGCAGGGTCGGCTCGGTATGGGGCACGCACTGGCACGGCTCCCTGGAGAGCGACGACTTCCGCCGGGCGTTCCTGCGGCGGGTCGCATCCGACGCGGGCCGGGCCTTCGTACCGGCCCCGGACACCGCTTTCGGCAGACTGCGCGAGGAGCAGCTGGACCGCCTGGGCGATCTGATCGAGGAGCACGCGGACACGGACGCGCTGTTGCGGCTGATCGAGAAGGGGGTGCCGGAGGGGCTGCCGTTCGTTCCTCCGGGGGCGCCCGACTTGCCGAGCAACTCCGCGTGCGCGGAGCCGAAAGATCCCGTACCTCCGTGCTCTTGGCGGTCCCCGGAACATCCCCGCGATGGCGGGGCCCATGGCGGCACCTTCGCACAGCCCACGGCCACTGACGCGCCCGATCACAGCACTTCCCTCGAAGGGGGTACCCGTTGA
- a CDS encoding cobalamin biosynthesis protein, whose protein sequence is MRGEHAAYACGATLGFLGDLLAADPRRGHPVAAFGRAAGAVEHRLWRDHRGYGAAHTALCAGGAAAAAALLHRAVRHRPGARVALTAATVWAVLGGTSLGREARAVGGALAAGDLDVARERLPHLCGRDPQALDGPQMARAVVESVAENTSDAVVGALVWGALGGVPGMVAFRAVNTLDAMVGHRSRRYRRFGWASARLDDVVGWPGSRLTAALTVLAGPDRRGALRAWRADGSAHPSPNAGPVEASFAGALGVRLGGTLAYGGRVEHRPVLNGGARPPGVSDIDRAVRLSRRVGALALATTVAGRLAVGAARRTAVAARSTGAGSRQTRRTR, encoded by the coding sequence GTGCGCGGCGAACACGCGGCCTACGCGTGCGGCGCGACCCTCGGCTTTCTCGGCGACCTGCTCGCGGCGGACCCCCGGCGCGGCCATCCGGTGGCCGCGTTCGGCCGCGCCGCCGGCGCCGTCGAGCACCGGCTGTGGCGCGATCACCGCGGATACGGTGCGGCACACACGGCGCTCTGCGCGGGCGGCGCTGCGGCCGCTGCCGCGCTGCTGCACCGCGCGGTGCGGCACCGCCCCGGCGCCCGGGTCGCGCTGACCGCGGCCACGGTCTGGGCGGTGCTGGGCGGCACCTCGCTCGGCCGGGAGGCGCGCGCCGTCGGCGGTGCGCTGGCGGCGGGTGACCTGGACGTGGCGCGGGAACGGCTGCCGCATCTGTGCGGGCGGGATCCACAGGCGCTGGACGGGCCGCAGATGGCCCGCGCGGTGGTGGAGTCGGTCGCCGAGAACACCTCGGACGCGGTGGTGGGCGCCCTGGTGTGGGGCGCGTTGGGCGGTGTGCCCGGAATGGTGGCGTTCCGCGCGGTGAACACCCTGGACGCGATGGTGGGCCACAGGTCGCGGCGCTACCGCCGGTTCGGCTGGGCCTCGGCGCGGCTCGACGATGTGGTCGGCTGGCCCGGCTCCCGGCTGACCGCCGCCCTGACGGTGCTCGCGGGTCCCGACCGGCGCGGCGCGCTGCGGGCCTGGCGGGCCGACGGAAGCGCGCACCCCAGCCCCAACGCGGGCCCGGTGGAAGCGTCGTTCGCGGGGGCGCTGGGCGTACGGCTGGGCGGCACGCTGGCGTACGGCGGGCGGGTGGAACACCGTCCGGTACTCAACGGCGGGGCGCGCCCGCCGGGCGTATCCGATATCGACCGGGCGGTCCGGCTCTCGCGGCGGGTGGGCGCGCTGGCGCTGGCGACGACGGTCGCGGGCCGGCTGGCGGTCGGCGCGGCGCGACGGACCGCCGTCGCCGCGCGGAGCACCGGTGCGGGCTCCCGGCAGACGAGGAGGACCCGGTGA
- a CDS encoding substrate-binding domain-containing protein gives MPRCRSWNAACVDPPHRPGPRPDLWIPESTADYEEARRGIPADASPAPLRNTGPVAYSPLVVGFPADARPADVEQVGASWRELLTGSDGDHAALKLLRPSPVLSGTGLLHTLGLYLAGDGSRIGAGSTPDAGPVRDVEGRLSAPGSQYAGSTELLWSLRPEPSPTAPRAATRWPECWTDMTRRRSPARC, from the coding sequence GTGCCGCGGTGCCGATCGTGGAATGCGGCATGCGTCGACCCGCCGCACCGACCCGGACCGCGACCCGACCTGTGGATCCCCGAATCCACCGCCGACTACGAGGAGGCCCGCCGCGGGATCCCCGCCGACGCCTCCCCGGCGCCCCTGCGCAACACCGGCCCCGTCGCGTACTCCCCGCTGGTTGTCGGATTCCCGGCGGACGCGCGGCCGGCCGACGTCGAACAGGTCGGCGCCTCCTGGCGGGAGCTGCTCACCGGGAGCGACGGTGATCATGCCGCGCTCAAGCTGCTGCGCCCCAGCCCGGTGCTGTCCGGCACCGGCCTGCTGCACACCCTCGGCCTCTATCTCGCGGGTGACGGCTCCCGGATCGGCGCCGGGAGCACGCCCGACGCCGGGCCCGTCCGGGATGTCGAGGGGCGGCTCTCCGCCCCGGGCAGCCAGTACGCGGGCAGCACGGAACTGCTGTGGTCGCTGCGCCCGGAACCGTCGCCGACCGCACCGCGGGCGGCGACCAGGTGGCCCGAGTGCTGGACGGATATGACAAGGCGCAGAAGTCCAGCCAGGTGCTGA
- a CDS encoding type 2 periplasmic-binding domain-containing protein, which produces MVAQLRPYEGLTVNTLESAWANGGDREATSFTKGEQVGTLQQGVADIKDRLDSITPHEATTMDETESRRWCAEGRAVFMRNWPVEYASVAEKLKPGVPRPTVRHRPTPGRCTPRCAAQPRPRSAHYQTFSKVAQIRVPEYLNSRGGTAIADPWRKEANEALSGRG; this is translated from the coding sequence ATGGTCGCCCAGCTGCGCCCGTACGAAGGGCTCACCGTCAACACCCTGGAATCCGCCTGGGCCAACGGCGGCGACCGGGAGGCGACCAGCTTCACCAAGGGCGAGCAGGTCGGCACGCTCCAGCAGGGCGTCGCCGACATCAAGGACCGGCTGGACTCGATCACGCCGCACGAGGCCACCACGATGGACGAGACGGAGAGCCGCCGATGGTGCGCCGAGGGCCGCGCGGTGTTTATGCGCAACTGGCCGGTGGAGTACGCCTCGGTCGCCGAAAAACTCAAGCCGGGCGTCCCGCGGCCCACGGTGAGGCACCGGCCTACACCCGGACGCTGTACGCCGCGCTGCGCGGCCCAACCGCGCCCGCGCAGCGCCCACTACCAGACCTTCAGCAAGGTCGCGCAGATCCGGGTCCCGGAGTACCTCAACAGTCGCGGCGGCACGGCCATCGCGGACCCCTGGCGAAAAGAAGCGAACGAGGCGCTCAGTGGCCGCGGCTGA
- a CDS encoding inorganic phosphate transporter has product MEHITLLIGIVIVTALVFDFTNGFHDTANAMATTISTGALRPKTAVAMSAVLNLVGAFLSVEVAKTISGGIIDESAGIRPEVIFAGLVGAIVWNLLTWLAGLPSSSSHALFGGLIGATLVSVGTSGVHGEAVVMKVLIPAVAAPVVAGLAAMAATRLTYRLARNRDEKDTAKGYRAGQIASAALVSLAHGTNDAQKTMGVITLALITGGVVAPHTDPPLWVIVSAGLAIALGTYLGGWRIIRTMGKGLTDIRPPQGFAAQTGAAATILASSHLGFALSTTQVCSGSVMGSGLGRKGGVVRWSTAGRMVAAWGLTLPAAGLVAAGAAFLAGRGDWGVATVAVLGLAVCGAIWVASRRKPVDHTNVNEVPAAEPAGVVTAALQAVSPPPAGIPAPRTPEAADAGPEADGAATPTAPAARRAEAATATP; this is encoded by the coding sequence ATGGAACACATCACGCTTCTCATCGGGATCGTGATCGTCACGGCCTTGGTGTTCGACTTTACGAACGGCTTCCATGACACGGCCAACGCGATGGCCACCACCATCTCCACCGGCGCCTTGCGACCCAAGACCGCGGTGGCGATGTCTGCGGTACTGAATCTCGTCGGAGCGTTCCTGTCGGTGGAGGTAGCCAAGACCATCTCCGGCGGAATCATTGATGAGAGCGCCGGTATCAGACCTGAAGTGATCTTCGCCGGCCTGGTCGGCGCGATCGTCTGGAATCTGCTCACCTGGCTCGCCGGACTCCCCTCCAGCTCCTCCCACGCCCTCTTCGGCGGTCTGATCGGCGCGACCCTGGTCTCCGTCGGCACCAGCGGGGTGCACGGCGAGGCCGTGGTGATGAAGGTGCTGATCCCGGCCGTGGCGGCCCCGGTCGTCGCCGGACTCGCGGCGATGGCGGCCACCCGGCTGACCTACCGGCTGGCACGTAACCGCGACGAGAAGGACACCGCCAAGGGCTACCGAGCCGGGCAGATCGCCTCGGCCGCCCTGGTCTCGCTCGCCCACGGCACCAATGACGCACAGAAGACGATGGGCGTGATCACGCTCGCGCTGATCACCGGCGGTGTGGTCGCCCCGCACACCGACCCGCCGCTGTGGGTCATCGTCTCGGCCGGTCTCGCCATCGCGCTCGGTACGTACCTGGGCGGCTGGCGGATCATCCGCACGATGGGCAAGGGCCTCACCGACATCCGGCCGCCGCAGGGCTTCGCCGCCCAGACCGGCGCCGCGGCCACCATCCTGGCCTCCTCGCACCTCGGCTTCGCGCTCTCCACCACCCAGGTCTGCTCCGGCTCCGTGATGGGCTCGGGGCTGGGCCGCAAGGGCGGCGTGGTGCGCTGGTCCACGGCCGGCCGGATGGTCGCCGCCTGGGGGCTGACGCTGCCGGCCGCCGGTCTGGTCGCGGCGGGCGCCGCCTTCCTGGCCGGACGGGGCGACTGGGGCGTGGCCACGGTCGCGGTGCTCGGGCTCGCCGTCTGCGGCGCGATCTGGGTCGCCTCCCGGCGCAAGCCGGTCGACCACACCAATGTCAACGAGGTCCCGGCCGCGGAGCCGGCCGGTGTGGTGACCGCCGCGCTGCAGGCCGTCTCCCCTCCCCCGGCGGGTATCCCGGCACCCCGTACCCCGGAAGCGGCGGACGCGGGACCGGAGGCGGACGGCGCCGCCACCCCCACCGCGCCGGCAGCCCGGCGCGCCGAGGCCGCGACGGCCACGCCCTAG
- a CDS encoding class II aldolase/adducin family protein, which produces MKDPFDRLAAVWDELVTTARRTVTDGLVVGTSGNVSVRVRDLVLVTPSGVRYDRLGPSDTTGVDLDGNQIIGRLRPTSELPLHLAVYRSTSATAVVHTHAPHATAVSTLVPELPPVHYMTAALGGPVRVAPYALYGSDELAANMLGALRDRTACLLQNHGTLAYGDSLDQALDRTAQLEWMCRVWLTAASVPGHSPSLLSPGQLDAAATRLRGYGQTGDGLV; this is translated from the coding sequence ATGAAGGACCCGTTCGACCGCCTCGCCGCCGTCTGGGACGAGCTGGTCACCACCGCCCGCCGAACGGTCACCGACGGCCTGGTGGTCGGCACGTCGGGCAATGTCTCGGTCCGCGTCAGGGACCTGGTCCTGGTCACGCCCAGCGGGGTCCGCTACGACCGGCTGGGACCGTCCGACACCACCGGGGTCGACCTCGACGGCAACCAGATCATCGGGCGGCTCCGGCCGACCAGCGAACTCCCGCTGCACCTGGCGGTCTACCGCAGCACCTCGGCCACCGCCGTCGTGCACACCCACGCCCCGCACGCCACGGCCGTCTCCACCCTCGTTCCCGAACTGCCGCCGGTCCACTACATGACCGCGGCGCTCGGCGGGCCCGTCCGGGTCGCGCCGTACGCCCTCTACGGCAGCGACGAACTGGCCGCGAACATGCTCGGCGCGCTGCGCGACCGCACCGCCTGTCTGCTCCAGAACCACGGCACCCTCGCCTACGGCGACAGCCTCGACCAGGCGCTGGACCGCACCGCCCAGCTGGAGTGGATGTGCCGGGTCTGGCTCACCGCCGCCTCCGTTCCCGGCCACAGCCCCAGCCTGCTGTCGCCCGGTCAGCTCGACGCGGCCGCCACCCGACTACGCGGCTACGGCCAGACAGGAGACGGTCTGGTCTGA
- a CDS encoding alpha/beta hydrolase yields the protein MRLRTAAAAAATTVLGAGAAAVAVGRYASDVALKPSSDNPLPGDSRLTVHSATDDLITLTRSLASLRPGVYGLTGAGCHAVLGPVVHGSPHPADTVVRRLTRVTHGVLTPGARMRLTPQVHIGNPRDALGADCADVDIPGELGALPAWFVPGVRDTWVITVHGLGTTREHPMVIMPFLRRHHLPVLDLAYRNDLGAPRTADGINHLGDSEWRDLDAAIRYAVRYGARDVVLHGWSTGATMALRAAVNSALRDRISGIVLDSPVLDRHATIRALAAARRVPRTLLPLVVRAAKGTTGVPVDDPADAVDPARLTAPVLLFHGPDDTIAPWTASRSFAARRADLISLQPVPHAPHAAMWNADPTGYEEALRRFLTPLM from the coding sequence GTGCGCCTGCGTACCGCGGCGGCCGCGGCCGCCACCACCGTCCTCGGTGCCGGGGCGGCCGCCGTGGCGGTCGGCCGGTACGCCAGCGACGTTGCCCTGAAACCCTCGTCCGACAACCCCTTGCCGGGCGACTCCCGTCTCACGGTGCACTCCGCCACCGATGACCTGATCACGCTGACCCGCAGCCTCGCCTCCCTGAGGCCCGGCGTCTACGGGCTGACCGGAGCGGGCTGCCATGCGGTGCTGGGCCCCGTCGTGCACGGCAGCCCGCACCCCGCCGACACGGTCGTCCGCCGGCTCACCCGGGTCACCCACGGCGTCCTCACACCGGGCGCCCGGATGCGGCTGACCCCCCAGGTGCACATCGGCAACCCCCGCGACGCCCTCGGCGCCGACTGCGCGGATGTCGACATCCCCGGTGAACTCGGCGCCCTCCCCGCGTGGTTCGTCCCCGGCGTCCGCGACACCTGGGTCATCACCGTCCACGGTCTCGGCACCACCCGCGAGCACCCGATGGTCATCATGCCGTTCCTGCGGCGGCACCACCTCCCCGTCCTCGACCTGGCCTACCGCAATGACCTCGGCGCCCCCCGCACCGCCGACGGCATCAACCACCTCGGCGACTCCGAATGGCGCGATCTGGACGCCGCCATCCGCTACGCGGTCCGCTACGGCGCCCGCGACGTCGTCCTGCACGGCTGGTCCACCGGCGCCACCATGGCGCTCCGTGCCGCCGTCAACTCCGCGCTGCGCGACCGGATCAGCGGGATCGTGCTGGACTCACCGGTCCTCGACCGGCATGCCACGATCCGCGCGCTGGCCGCCGCCCGGCGGGTCCCGCGCACCCTGCTGCCGCTGGTCGTCCGTGCCGCCAAGGGCACCACAGGAGTGCCCGTCGACGACCCGGCCGACGCCGTGGATCCCGCCCGGCTGACCGCGCCCGTACTCCTCTTCCACGGCCCGGACGACACCATCGCCCCCTGGACGGCCTCCCGCTCCTTCGCCGCCCGCCGCGCGGACCTGATCTCCCTTCAGCCGGTCCCGCACGCACCGCACGCCGCGATGTGGAACGCCGATCCGACCGGCTACGAAGAGGCGCTCCGCCGTTTCCTCACCCCCCTGATGTAG
- a CDS encoding VOC family protein yields MTTATPASGSPTIYPTLLYHDAPAAITLLTEAFGFTKEAVYESGDGTVLHAELAYGNGRVMLGTKGRGGPFDEAMGDAGPTGVYVVVEDADAHFERAKAAGAEILMEPTDQDYGARDYMARDGEGNIWSFGTYVPGASA; encoded by the coding sequence ATGACCACCGCGACCCCGGCTTCCGGTTCGCCCACGATCTACCCGACGCTGCTCTACCACGACGCCCCGGCCGCGATCACGCTGCTGACCGAGGCTTTCGGCTTCACCAAGGAGGCGGTGTACGAAAGCGGGGACGGCACGGTGCTGCACGCCGAGCTGGCGTACGGCAACGGCAGGGTGATGCTGGGCACGAAAGGGCGCGGCGGCCCCTTCGACGAGGCGATGGGCGACGCCGGGCCGACCGGTGTCTATGTCGTCGTCGAGGACGCCGACGCGCACTTCGAGCGGGCCAAGGCGGCCGGGGCGGAGATCCTGATGGAGCCCACGGACCAGGACTACGGCGCGCGGGACTATATGGCTCGGGACGGCGAGGGCAACATCTGGAGCTTCGGGACGTATGTTCCGGGCGCCTCGGCCTGA